A window from Primulina eburnea isolate SZY01 chromosome 2, ASM2296580v1, whole genome shotgun sequence encodes these proteins:
- the LOC140824204 gene encoding uncharacterized protein, whose translation MQQQQQPPRPQQDIYDQLRRLGPKEFSGTTDPFAAESWISLLEVHFRYLDMGDTDRVRCTTYLLRDDASLWWVGAEHGVDLATLTWAQFKAKFFEKYFTANVRSRIKREFMTLRQGDISVVDFVKKFDRGCHFVPLIVGDTEEKLRHFMDGLRPTIRDKVMMMRPENYAMAVTYAYQDEQSLKDIDFEIQRKRQHYQNNNQPNKKPYMSPPTPQGPQKPQGPVKNPAPLKPKNPAAPKPTERKPCKECNRLHLGKYELGSFKCFYCKEAGHKAIDCPKRKPATTARAYVINAEEAEEEADTTLITGNLVI comes from the coding sequence atgcagcagcagcaacagcCACCTAGGCCACAGCAGGATATCTATGATCAGCtccggaggctagggccgaaggaattttctggcaccaccgatCCATTTGCTGCTGAGAGTTGGATCAGTTTACTTGAGGTACATTTTCGCTATCTGGACATGGGAGACACCGACCGTGTGAGGTGTACTACTTATCTGCTTAGGGACGacgcttctttatggtgggTAGGAGCCGAGCATGGTGTTGACCTTGCTACACTCACTTGGGCACAGTTCAAGGCAAAattctttgagaaatattttaCTGCTAATGTCAGAAGCCGGATAAAGAGGGAATTTATGACTCTCCGTCAAGGAGACATATCTGTTGTTgattttgtgaagaaatttgataggggttgccactttgtaccccttattgTTGGGGACACGGAAGAAAAGCttaggcatttcatggatggcctaCGACCTACCATTCGGGATAAAGTTATGATGATGCGTCCGGAGAATTATGCTATGGCAGTTACTTATGCATATCAGGATGAGCAGTCCTTGAAAGACATTGATTTTGAGATTCAGCGCAAGAGGCAGCACTACCAGAATAACAATCAGCCGAATAAGAAGCCATATATGAGTCCTCCTAcacctcaagggcctcaaaagccccaaggtccAGTCAAGAATCCGGCTCCGCTGAAGCCAAAGAATCCTGCAGCACCAAAGCCTACTGAAAGGAAACCATGCAAAGAGTGCAACCGTCTACATCTTGGCAAATACGAGTTGGGATCATTTAAATGTTTCTACTGCAAGGAGGCTGGTCACAAAGCTATTGATTGCCCAAAGAGGAAACCAGCTACTACGGCACGAGCTTACGTTATAAATGCCGAGGAAGCTGAGGAAGAGGCAGACACTACACTCAtcacgggtaacctagtcatttaa